A part of Pseudostreptobacillus hongkongensis genomic DNA contains:
- a CDS encoding ATP-binding protein, translating to MEKNLINSMVKIAGFPFIKDINDFDFSYQDNIDKQEILDLLTHRFIHNFENVVFIVNIGC from the coding sequence ATGGAGAAAAATCTTATTAATTCAATGGTAAAGATAGCTGGATTTCCTTTCATAAAAGATATTAATGATTTTGATTTTAGTTATCAAGATAATATAGATAAACAAGAGATATTGGATTTACTTACACATAGATTTATACATAATTTTGAGAATGTAGTATTTATTGTAAATATAGGGTGTTGA
- a CDS encoding ATP-binding protein encodes MDELGYIPITKEETLIFFRLINERYEKKSTIVTTNADFKYWGDIFSDNTLSNAMLDRLLHHCNVISIVGRSYRVRDYYQE; translated from the coding sequence ATAGATGAATTAGGATATATTCCAATAACTAAAGAAGAGACACTTATATTTTTTAGATTAATAAATGAAAGATATGAAAAGAAGTCAACAATAGTTACAACTAATGCTGACTTCAAGTATTGGGGTGATATATTTTCTGATAATACTTTATCAAATGCTATGTTAGATAGATTATTACATCATTGTAATGTTATTAGTATAGTTGGTAGATCATATAGAGTTAGAGATTATTATCAAGAATAA
- a CDS encoding type II toxin-antitoxin system RelE family toxin — translation MFYKVLYKKEAKKFINKIYGIKFMKAFDEISKDKNKIFEYDIKKYIHKDYDDIFRMRIGDYRAIFRIIDTEIVILVFDIDSRGKIYKK, via the coding sequence ATGTTTTATAAGGTTTTATATAAAAAAGAAGCTAAAAAGTTTATAAATAAAATTTATGGAATTAAATTTATGAAAGCATTTGATGAAATTTCAAAAGATAAAAATAAAATATTTGAATATGATATAAAAAAATATATTCATAAAGATTATGATGATATATTTAGAATGAGAATAGGAGATTATAGAGCAATATTTAGAATTATAGATACTGAAATTGTCATATTAGTTTTTGATATTGATAGTAGGGGTAAAATATATAAAAAATAA
- a CDS encoding IS30 family transposase, translated as MKKLNQEERILIEVRLKDGWSLKDISKELNRSLSTISREIKRNRMVERNVKIFEYNNIKTDEEILENNYCNLLKQSPYVCNNCPRYFSKNCTKHYIVYKSIISHKKSLHRRTNSRITESKIMMLKEIQRSLDLNQTIFHISEVIKIKYPKDSVSVQTIYSYINNRLLIKMNKRKRRKVMKKIEDTEIPYLPRKSFLNDREYKDFEEYRENHKDISVVEMDLICGPLGASGYILTIFITDIQFLMAYKLEKKSQIEIVKILDNIERAIGTVMFRKMFEVILTDRGYEFSSRDKMERSIKSDFNRTRVFYCDKATPTQKPNIENIHRLIRRFLPKGISFNNLTQDEIYDMVNNINSLYKARYKKTPNDMFAAKYGQRTLQKLSLRAILCDSVNLNPIR; from the coding sequence ATGAAAAAGTTAAATCAAGAAGAAAGAATTTTAATCGAAGTAAGATTAAAAGATGGTTGGTCTTTAAAAGATATATCAAAAGAATTAAATAGAAGTCTATCAACAATATCAAGAGAGATAAAAAGAAATAGAATGGTTGAAAGAAATGTTAAGATATTTGAATATAATAATATTAAAACAGATGAAGAAATACTTGAAAATAATTATTGTAACTTACTAAAACAATCGCCTTATGTTTGTAATAACTGTCCTAGATATTTTAGCAAAAATTGCACTAAGCATTACATAGTATATAAATCGATAATATCACATAAGAAATCTTTGCATAGAAGAACTAATTCAAGAATAACTGAATCAAAAATAATGATGTTAAAAGAAATTCAAAGATCATTAGATTTAAATCAAACGATATTTCATATTAGTGAGGTTATAAAAATTAAATATCCTAAAGATAGTGTAAGTGTTCAAACAATATATTCATATATTAATAATAGGTTGTTAATAAAAATGAATAAAAGAAAAAGAAGAAAAGTAATGAAGAAGATAGAAGATACAGAAATTCCATACTTACCTAGAAAGAGTTTTTTAAATGATAGAGAATATAAAGATTTTGAAGAATATAGAGAAAATCATAAAGATATAAGTGTAGTAGAAATGGATCTAATATGTGGTCCTTTAGGAGCTAGTGGATATATACTTACAATATTTATTACAGATATTCAATTTTTAATGGCATATAAATTAGAAAAAAAATCACAAATAGAGATAGTTAAAATACTTGATAACATAGAAAGAGCTATTGGAACTGTAATGTTTAGAAAAATGTTTGAAGTTATTTTAACAGATAGAGGGTATGAATTTTCATCAAGAGATAAAATGGAAAGAAGTATTAAAAGTGATTTTAACAGAACAAGAGTATTTTATTGTGATAAGGCAACACCAACTCAAAAGCCTAATATTGAAAATATACATAGACTAATAAGAAGATTTTTACCTAAAGGAATTAGTTTTAATAATTTAACTCAAGATGAGATATATGATATGGTTAATAATATAAATAGTTTGTATAAGGCTAGATATAAGAAAACCCCTAATGATATGTTTGCTGCTAAATATGGTCAAAGAACATTACAAAAATTATCATTAAGGGCTATATTATGTGATAGCGTGAATTTAAACCCTATCAGATAA
- a CDS encoding ImmA/IrrE family metallo-endopeptidase: protein MIDRIDLSNKSSNLRKKLGEDVESSIDIFKLVQKIENLTLVFHSLGDNISGVCYKCKNSNVIAINSDMSIGRQRFSFAHELYHLYFDDVATSTVSPIMIGSDDDNEKKQFIQNMYQQTGQKK from the coding sequence ATGATTGATAGAATAGACTTAAGTAATAAATCATCTAACCTTAGAAAGAAATTAGGTGAAGATGTAGAATCATCTATTGATATTTTTAAGTTAGTTCAAAAAATAGAAAATCTAACACTTGTTTTTCATTCGCTAGGCGATAATATTAGCGGGGTTTGTTATAAATGTAAAAATTCTAATGTAATAGCTATAAATTCAGATATGTCTATTGGTAGACAAAGATTTTCATTTGCTCATGAGTTGTATCATTTGTACTTTGATGATGTTGCTACAAGTACAGTTAGTCCTATTATGATTGGTAGTGATGATGATAATGAAAAAAAGCAGTTCATTCAGAACATGTACCAACAAACTGGACAGAAAAAATAA
- a CDS encoding DUF2971 domain-containing protein → MIGYYYCSLKTFLNIIKNKQIYLSDPLKMNDDLEIKWYLNKLNSIQIEFLESKLFMDMMKMYSNLDFTLDELKRILSFKGQHSVYVSCFSKEPDILSQWRAYAEDGKGVSIGFDLKKISKADNLLIREVIYIDDIVSDEIVDDVLGVASTIKTIIKEENIVNKDEQIEVFLHELIPELVKYKNPAFKEEKEVRLIFCDDMKFEKIIDKYNAFIEKLEVIELEHGFRTVGEDDITEFLKLPFSKEAIKEIYIGPKCLLSEYDVKNILKKLLNLDVKVIKSKSSYK, encoded by the coding sequence ATGATTGGGTATTATTATTGTTCTTTAAAAACATTTTTGAATATTATTAAAAATAAGCAAATTTATCTTTCTGATCCATTGAAAATGAATGATGACTTAGAAATTAAGTGGTATTTGAATAAATTAAATTCAATTCAAATAGAATTTTTAGAATCAAAATTATTTATGGATATGATGAAAATGTATTCAAACTTAGACTTTACATTAGATGAATTAAAAAGAATTTTATCTTTTAAAGGTCAACATAGTGTTTATGTTAGTTGTTTTTCTAAGGAACCAGATATATTAAGTCAGTGGAGAGCGTATGCAGAAGATGGTAAAGGTGTTTCTATAGGTTTTGATTTAAAAAAAATATCAAAAGCTGATAATTTATTAATTAGAGAGGTAATATATATTGATGATATAGTTTCTGATGAAATAGTAGATGATGTTTTAGGTGTGGCAAGTACGATTAAGACTATAATTAAAGAAGAAAATATTGTGAATAAAGATGAACAAATAGAAGTATTTTTACATGAATTGATTCCTGAATTGGTAAAATATAAAAATCCTGCATTTAAAGAAGAAAAAGAAGTTAGACTTATTTTTTGTGATGATATGAAATTTGAAAAAATAATTGACAAATATAATGCATTTATTGAAAAATTGGAAGTAATTGAATTAGAACATGGTTTTAGAACTGTTGGAGAAGATGATATTACTGAGTTTTTAAAATTACCTTTTTCTAAGGAAGCTATAAAAGAAATATATATAGGTCCTAAATGCTTGTTGAGTGAATATGATGTTAAGAATATTTTGAAAAAATTATTGAATTTAGATGTTAAAGTTATAAAATCAAAATCAAGTTATAAATAA
- a CDS encoding Fic family protein, which yields MKKPFEPELLPIIFENEEIIKLNKKVIKARELIKEINIRTEHSKLNEAIFYLFTINESLQSTRIEGTQSSFNEVVEADVTSKRNADTLEIKNYIEALNEGIKLLRDLPIGTKLIKALHKEMLKSGRGSNSNVGEYRKVQNWIGGISMENAKHIPPIANNIDLYMSNLESYINSIDEDLDELIKVAIIHAQFETIHPFLDGNGRVGRLLIILYLYDKGLINHKVFNISEEIEKNKLKYYAYLDETRKDNPNWIGWINFFLDCIINQSKRNIEKFKEVEMLYNTLINIVNDNNLKLNYIDYIFKNPIFTINNLAATLNVSYITAKNNIKKLEDLKFIFGEDKKKNKKYYFYDLLKIFDI from the coding sequence ATGAAAAAACCATTTGAACCAGAATTACTACCTATTATATTTGAAAATGAAGAAATTATAAAATTAAATAAAAAGGTTATAAAAGCTAGGGAATTAATAAAAGAAATTAATATAAGAACAGAACATAGTAAATTAAATGAGGCAATATTTTACTTGTTTACAATTAACGAATCTCTACAATCAACTAGAATAGAGGGAACTCAATCTAGTTTTAATGAAGTTGTTGAAGCGGATGTGACATCAAAGCGTAATGCAGATACATTAGAAATAAAAAATTATATTGAGGCTTTAAATGAAGGAATTAAATTATTAAGGGATCTACCAATAGGGACGAAATTAATCAAAGCATTACATAAGGAAATGTTAAAGTCTGGTAGAGGCTCTAATAGTAATGTTGGAGAGTATAGAAAAGTTCAAAATTGGATAGGTGGAATAAGCATGGAAAATGCTAAACATATTCCACCAATAGCTAATAATATTGATTTATATATGTCTAATTTAGAGAGCTATATTAATAGTATAGATGAAGATTTAGATGAATTAATAAAAGTAGCTATAATACATGCACAGTTTGAGACTATTCACCCTTTTTTAGATGGTAATGGAAGAGTTGGAAGATTGCTTATTATTCTTTATCTTTATGATAAAGGATTGATAAATCATAAGGTTTTTAACATAAGTGAAGAGATAGAAAAGAATAAATTAAAATATTATGCTTATTTAGATGAAACAAGAAAAGACAATCCAAATTGGATAGGTTGGATTAATTTTTTCTTGGATTGTATTATAAATCAATCTAAAAGAAATATAGAAAAATTTAAGGAAGTAGAAATGCTATATAATACATTGATAAATATCGTAAATGATAATAATTTGAAATTAAATTATATAGACTATATATTTAAAAATCCAATTTTTACAATAAATAATTTGGCAGCTACATTAAATGTTAGTTATATAACTGCTAAAAATAATATAAAGAAGTTAGAAGATTTAAAATTTATATTTGGAGAAGATAAGAAAAAAAATAAAAAATATTACTTTTATGACCTTTTAAAAATATTTGATATTTAA